The DNA region AGGCGACGACGGTCTTGGCCGAGACCCGCGACCCGACGTCGAAGCCGGACACGAACTTCGACAGGTGCATGTAGATCGTCACCAGCCCGTTGGCGTGGCGGATGGTCAGCATGTTGCCGGCGCCGCCGTGGGGGCCGCGCTGGGTGATCACGCCGTCGGCGGCGGCCCACACCGGCGTGCCGACCGGGCACGCGAAGTCGGTGCCGAAGTGGCCCTTGACCCGGTGCAGCACCGGGTGCATCCGCTTGGGGTTGAAGCCCGACGACACCCGCGCGAACTTGAGCGGGGTCTTGAGCATGCTCTTCTCGACCGACTGGCCGGTCTCGTCGTAGTAGCGCCCGGGCTTGTCGTCGCCCGCCTGCCAGTAGAACGCGCGGTAGGTGCCGGCGTTCTTGCCGCTGTACTCGGCGGCGAGGATGCGGCGGTAGCGCAAGAACTCCTGGTCCTTGTACTCCTTCTCGACGATCACCTTGAACGTGTCGCCGGCCCGCGTGTCGTTGTAGAAGTCGACGTCGTAGGCGAACACGTCGACGAAGAAGCTGACCAGCGCGCCGTCCTCGCCCGCGGCCTTGACCGAGGCGTAGAGCGAGCTGGTGATGTCGCCGCCGATCTCCTTGGTCTCGATCCGGGTCGCGGCCTCGTCCTTGACGGTGCCGAGCACGCCGTCGGCGTCGCGCACGACCCGGACGGTGACGGTCTTGCTCACCACCAGCTCGAACGACTGCACCACGCCGTGCTCGTCGATCTTGATCGTGTAGGCCTGGCCGTCGCGCAGGCCGCGCAGGTCGAACACCGGGCCGACCGCGCGGATCAGCTCGTCGGCGGCGGCCGCCGACAGGTCGGCGCCCTTGGCGCCGCGCAGGATCTTGCCGAGGCTCTCGCCCTTGGCGACCTTGCCCGCGACCACGCGCGGGCCGGCGGCGAGCTCGGCCGCGACCGGCGCCGGCGGCGCCGGCGGCGCGGTGTCGATCGGCACCGCGCCGATGTTCTGGGCCTTGGCCCGGACGTCGCCGATGCTGGTGCCGTCGCGCCAGACGAACACGTACAGGTTCACCAGCACGAGCACGCCCAGCATGAAGAACAGCCGGATCGTGCCGCGGCTAGCCGGGGGCCGCGCGCCGACCTCGACCAGAGGGGCGCGTGCTGATTTCTTGCGCGAAGACGATCGCCTGTCGACCATGCAGCGGTTCCGTGGACACCCCCAATACCACAGCGCCGGCCCTGGCGGCAAAAACCTCGGGTCATCCCCCCGTGGTACGTCCAGGTCCGCAGGAGGCCCCGTGACCCGAGCGATCCCGGTGGACCGTGAGCAACTGGACCTTTTCGGCGACGCAAGTAAGGTCGCGCCCCCGGGCGTTCGCCCGGTCGGGCCTCCCTCGGCCAGCCCCGTGCCTCCCACGAGCACCATGTCCCGCAAACCTCCCGTCGCGCCTCGCACCGCCCGCTCATCCGGCTCCGACGAGCCCCCTGCCCCTCCCACCGACATCTACGGCGGCGCCAGCGGCGGCGACGGCGACGACGGCTCGCTGGCCGACCTCGCCCGCACCCGCTACCTCAACTACGCGCTGTCGGTCATCACCTCCCGCGCGCTGCCCGATGTCCGCGACGGGTTGAAGCCGGTCCAGCGCCGGATCCTGTACGCGATGCTCCACGACGAGCACCTGCGGCCCGACGCCAAGCACCGCAAGAGCGCCAAGGTGGTCGGCTCGGTGCTCGGGCGCTACCACCCGCACGGCGACACCTCGGTCTACGACGCGATGGTGCGCATGGCCCAGGA from Myxococcales bacterium includes:
- a CDS encoding peptidoglycan DD-metalloendopeptidase family protein gives rise to the protein MLGVLVLVNLYVFVWRDGTSIGDVRAKAQNIGAVPIDTAPPAPPAPVAAELAAGPRVVAGKVAKGESLGKILRGAKGADLSAAAADELIRAVGPVFDLRGLRDGQAYTIKIDEHGVVQSFELVVSKTVTVRVVRDADGVLGTVKDEAATRIETKEIGGDITSSLYASVKAAGEDGALVSFFVDVFAYDVDFYNDTRAGDTFKVIVEKEYKDQEFLRYRRILAAEYSGKNAGTYRAFYWQAGDDKPGRYYDETGQSVEKSMLKTPLKFARVSSGFNPKRMHPVLHRVKGHFGTDFACPVGTPVWAAADGVITQRGPHGGAGNMLTIRHANGLVTIYMHLSKFVSGFDVGSRVSAKTVVAYSGNTGLSTGPHLHFGVKLNGAWTDFQSLKPARAAGVPKALLPRFKDEVGQAVARLAEISTAATPALASDAPAAAPTL